Proteins co-encoded in one Candidatus Glassbacteria bacterium genomic window:
- a CDS encoding acyl-[acyl-carrier-protein]--UDP-N-acetylglucosamine O-acyltransferase, with amino-acid sequence HDCVLGDNIILSNAVNMAGHVTIGDHATISGLTCIHQFVQIGMYSFIGGGSRVPKDVPPFVMAVGNPIMLSGLNSVGLQRKGFSDEVRQELKRAYKIFFRSQYNISQALEKARSELKQLPEIKIFNDFIAHSERGVIV; translated from the coding sequence CACGACTGCGTGCTGGGTGACAATATCATCCTCTCCAACGCGGTCAACATGGCCGGGCACGTCACTATCGGCGACCACGCGACTATCAGCGGCCTGACCTGTATCCACCAGTTCGTCCAGATCGGGATGTACAGCTTCATCGGCGGCGGCAGCCGGGTACCCAAGGACGTGCCGCCGTTCGTGATGGCGGTCGGCAACCCGATCATGCTCAGCGGATTGAATTCGGTGGGCCTGCAGCGCAAGGGATTCAGCGATGAAGTGCGGCAGGAGTTGAAACGGGCCTATAAGATTTTTTTCCGCAGCCAGTACAATATCAGCCAGGCGCTGGAAAAAGCCCGGTCCGAGCTGAAGCAACTGCCCGAAATCAAGATCTTCAACGACTTTATCGCCCACAGCGAGCGCGGCGTGATAGTCTGA